In Acaryochloris marina S15, a single genomic region encodes these proteins:
- a CDS encoding phosphate/phosphite/phosphonate ABC transporter substrate-binding protein — protein sequence MHSRRFFLVFLLPILWLLVACDSTENTTLKKLVVGVVSYGEGARSLEQYAALKEHLGAELKSLIELEPALNEIQAIDQIERQNWDLVFAPPGLAAIAISQAQYVPLLPREGGDQERSVIVVRDDHPAMAIKDLSNTTVALGQRGSAAGYYFPVFNLYGLTLAEIKFGSTPKEVLKWINQGEVAAGALSLAELGQYRADFKDADFRILHRDSHLVPSGAVLIGPDVDNVLQTQLLDALESAAPKTKRSVGYISNAQPPDYEYLIKVVKRVQPIAQRIREKPAPIYESTVAPAP from the coding sequence ATGCATTCACGCCGTTTTTTTTTGGTTTTCTTATTACCTATTTTGTGGTTGTTGGTAGCCTGTGACTCTACTGAAAATACAACCTTGAAGAAATTAGTGGTCGGTGTGGTTAGTTATGGTGAAGGGGCCCGCTCATTAGAGCAATATGCCGCATTAAAAGAGCATTTAGGGGCGGAATTAAAAAGCCTAATTGAATTAGAGCCTGCTCTCAATGAAATTCAGGCTATCGATCAGATTGAACGGCAAAATTGGGATTTAGTTTTTGCGCCTCCTGGGTTGGCCGCAATCGCTATTTCTCAGGCTCAGTATGTTCCACTCTTGCCTCGTGAAGGTGGAGATCAAGAACGATCGGTCATCGTTGTTCGTGATGATCACCCTGCTATGGCTATTAAAGATCTCAGTAACACAACTGTTGCCTTAGGTCAGAGAGGATCTGCGGCTGGCTACTATTTTCCGGTCTTTAATTTGTATGGTTTGACCCTCGCCGAGATCAAATTTGGCTCCACCCCTAAAGAGGTATTGAAGTGGATCAATCAGGGGGAAGTGGCTGCAGGTGCTTTGTCTTTGGCAGAATTAGGGCAATATCGTGCCGATTTCAAGGATGCAGACTTTCGGATTTTGCATCGGGACTCCCATTTGGTGCCTTCAGGAGCAGTACTCATTGGGCCAGATGTTGATAATGTCTTACAGACTCAGCTATTGGATGCCTTAGAATCTGCTGCGCCCAAAACAAAACGTTCGGTGGGTTACATCTCCAATGCCCAGCCGCCTGATTATGAATACTTGATCAAGGTAGTTAAACGCGTTCAACCCATTGCCCAACGCATTAGGGAAAAACCAGCCCCTATCTATGAGTCAACGGTAGCACCTGCTCCATAG
- a CDS encoding DUF3365 domain-containing protein produces MFQNLKLGVKLNLILLSVFLIIVLINGLLLSNILQKNAEQEVKDKALVLIETMTSVREYTSKQVNQGTIKKLSPELEIDGQFVKTSVPGYSAREVFSNLQKREQYSDFFYKEATLNPTYPRDKADRFETEVVEKFRSQPDLQEQVGFRKISAGDLFYIARPLQIKSESCLVCHSTPEKAPASQIKTYGDTGGFGWELNEIIGAQMISVPASKVFAEARRLQLLVIGILAAGFIVAAVILNLFLKFSIITPLTKMSKWSRDVSTGASDTDFEHKPNDEIGVLAASVNRLKVSLEMAMNMLKQNPDNP; encoded by the coding sequence ATGTTCCAAAATCTCAAGTTGGGCGTCAAGCTAAACCTCATTTTGCTGTCGGTTTTCTTAATTATTGTTCTGATTAATGGTTTGCTTTTATCTAATATCCTGCAGAAGAATGCGGAGCAAGAAGTCAAGGATAAAGCCCTAGTCCTAATTGAGACCATGACTTCTGTGCGCGAATATACCAGTAAGCAAGTAAACCAAGGGACAATCAAAAAGCTATCTCCTGAATTAGAGATTGATGGTCAGTTTGTCAAGACAAGCGTGCCTGGCTATTCCGCTCGGGAAGTCTTTAGTAACCTACAAAAACGTGAGCAGTACAGTGACTTCTTCTATAAAGAAGCAACCCTAAACCCTACTTATCCTCGCGATAAAGCCGATAGATTCGAAACTGAAGTCGTTGAAAAATTCCGCAGTCAACCAGATTTGCAAGAGCAAGTCGGTTTTCGCAAAATTTCAGCTGGAGACCTATTTTATATTGCACGACCTTTGCAGATTAAAAGTGAAAGTTGTTTAGTCTGCCACAGTACCCCTGAAAAAGCCCCCGCTAGCCAAATTAAAACCTACGGAGATACCGGTGGTTTTGGTTGGGAACTCAATGAGATTATTGGCGCTCAAATGATTTCCGTACCGGCCAGCAAGGTATTTGCAGAAGCTCGACGATTGCAATTGCTTGTAATCGGCATCCTAGCAGCAGGCTTTATCGTTGCAGCCGTTATTCTCAACCTGTTCTTGAAATTCTCAATTATTACGCCCTTGACCAAAATGTCCAAGTGGTCACGAGATGTCAGCACAGGGGCGTCAGATACTGATTTTGAACATAAGCCTAATGATGAAATCGGGGTACTTGCAGCTTCTGTGAACCGCTTGAAAGTCAGCTTGGAAATGGCAATGAATATGCTCAAGCAGAACCCTGACAATCCTTAA
- a CDS encoding FHA domain-containing protein: MPNPAAKLAIRKDQALIREFPLTQTEVNLGRSPDNQLVLSDDLSVSRHHAQFKYSGNAYAVTDLNSSDGTYVNGIQLAPHTPRSLVAGDQVRIGKYEIILAIAAPVPIPAQSPVPVSAQKTTISGVPEAGVGAPPTQSRHLDLKGRDTFTLGRDPLNDMEINHPSVSRFHAQIKKQDGSYIVLDLNSTNGTFLNGKQIAGHHPLRVGDSIRVGPTNLVFNLNETLLHSNEEGNLRIDAIGLNKQINKDLNLLQDISLSIQAREFVVIAGVSGGGKSTLLDALNGFRPATSGNVLVNGTDLYRNFNAYRNQIGYVPQRDIVHMELTVEQALDFAAQLRMPNDTTRAERKMRVSEVLKDLGLEHRRSVPIKSLSGGQIKRVSIGVELLTKPSLFYLDEATSGLDPGTEAELMQLLRELADQGRTILLITHATDNVTMCDQVVFMARGGYLAYYGPPKEAPGYFGVEKFNQIYSKVEHELSPQEWQQRYQQSPLYQKYVAQRQQSLGASGTQRGAKRLKQQLPGAQVKTISSWKQFLILSKRNIAILMRDRVSLMLMLAVAPILGMLDLVTWSQPLFGREDGSANLALTMLFTTILFSVMVGALPTMREIVKEVDIYSRERIIGLQIIPYVFSKVWVSVLLALYQGGVFLLFKVIAIPDLPSEPGILVGMYFTITLSVIAGMLLGLLGSAAAPNQSVAPILVLVFLIPQIIFGGGVLPIDTFGPPGKVLNQLSLTKWPFEALSTLSKVGVDVAEDLCWQDVTSGKVKEVDAIEEERKKSCDCMGKSVFKTCNFPGILAEYDKSVDEPEPVKPKQPTGAAAQSPDAFDKFEKDLEEYQTAFRDWSSKRNKALGNAEGLINGINEQFSNAFKVNVNQHLGIFGIFIFAIFALTLVVQKAKDFF, from the coding sequence ATGCCTAATCCTGCTGCCAAACTTGCTATCCGCAAAGACCAAGCTCTCATTAGAGAATTTCCACTGACCCAAACTGAAGTCAACTTAGGTCGCTCCCCAGATAATCAGCTCGTTTTAAGTGATGATTTGTCAGTCTCTAGGCATCATGCCCAATTCAAATATTCTGGTAATGCTTATGCTGTCACAGATCTCAATAGCTCGGATGGTACCTACGTCAATGGCATTCAGTTAGCCCCTCACACGCCCCGATCACTGGTTGCAGGCGATCAAGTACGCATCGGTAAATATGAAATAATTTTGGCGATTGCAGCACCCGTTCCTATTCCCGCCCAGTCTCCTGTCCCGGTTTCAGCTCAAAAAACGACTATTTCAGGCGTTCCAGAGGCTGGTGTGGGAGCTCCTCCCACCCAATCTCGACATTTAGACTTAAAAGGACGTGATACCTTCACCTTGGGGCGTGATCCCCTCAATGACATGGAGATCAACCACCCGTCTGTCTCCCGGTTCCATGCCCAAATCAAAAAGCAAGACGGTTCTTATATTGTTCTCGATCTCAACTCTACAAATGGCACTTTCTTAAATGGCAAGCAAATTGCGGGACATCATCCTCTCCGAGTAGGGGATTCGATTCGTGTGGGTCCGACCAATCTGGTCTTTAACCTGAATGAGACCCTTTTGCATAGCAATGAAGAAGGTAATCTGCGGATTGATGCTATTGGCTTGAATAAGCAAATCAATAAGGACCTCAACCTGCTGCAAGATATCTCCTTGTCGATTCAGGCTCGGGAATTTGTCGTGATTGCGGGAGTCAGTGGTGGGGGGAAATCTACCCTACTGGACGCCCTGAACGGATTTCGTCCAGCGACTAGTGGGAATGTCTTAGTCAACGGTACGGATTTATACCGTAATTTCAATGCCTATCGCAATCAAATTGGCTATGTTCCCCAGCGGGACATTGTCCATATGGAGTTAACGGTTGAACAAGCCTTAGATTTTGCGGCTCAACTGAGAATGCCCAATGATACAACCCGAGCAGAACGTAAAATGCGGGTGAGTGAAGTCCTTAAAGACTTAGGGCTGGAACATCGACGTTCTGTTCCCATTAAGTCTTTGAGTGGTGGTCAAATTAAGCGGGTGTCCATTGGGGTAGAACTCCTGACGAAGCCCAGCTTGTTTTATTTAGATGAAGCAACGTCGGGCCTTGATCCCGGTACAGAAGCTGAGCTTATGCAGCTATTGCGAGAGTTAGCGGATCAAGGCCGCACCATTTTGCTGATTACCCATGCCACCGACAATGTGACCATGTGTGATCAGGTGGTGTTTATGGCCCGGGGTGGTTATTTAGCCTACTATGGCCCACCTAAAGAAGCACCCGGCTATTTTGGCGTAGAAAAATTCAACCAAATTTACAGCAAGGTTGAACATGAATTATCCCCCCAGGAATGGCAACAGCGGTATCAGCAATCGCCCCTGTATCAGAAATATGTGGCGCAACGCCAACAATCCTTGGGGGCATCTGGAACTCAAAGAGGTGCGAAACGCCTGAAGCAGCAATTACCCGGCGCTCAGGTCAAAACTATTTCGAGTTGGAAACAATTCCTGATTTTATCGAAGCGGAATATCGCGATACTGATGCGCGATCGCGTCAGTTTGATGTTAATGCTAGCTGTTGCCCCTATCCTGGGGATGCTGGATCTCGTGACCTGGAGTCAACCGCTCTTTGGTAGGGAAGATGGGAGTGCCAACTTAGCGTTGACGATGTTATTCACGACAATTTTGTTCTCCGTTATGGTGGGTGCACTTCCAACCATGCGTGAAATTGTCAAAGAAGTTGATATTTATAGTCGTGAACGAATCATCGGCTTACAAATCATTCCTTATGTTTTCTCAAAGGTATGGGTCAGCGTGCTGCTGGCGCTGTATCAAGGGGGTGTCTTCCTACTCTTTAAAGTGATTGCTATCCCAGATTTGCCGAGTGAACCTGGCATTCTAGTAGGAATGTATTTCACGATTACCCTTTCTGTTATAGCCGGGATGTTGTTGGGACTATTGGGATCAGCAGCGGCTCCAAATCAAAGTGTGGCACCGATTTTAGTATTGGTTTTTCTTATTCCTCAAATTATTTTTGGGGGTGGAGTCTTGCCGATAGATACCTTTGGCCCTCCGGGTAAGGTTTTGAACCAATTGTCTCTGACCAAGTGGCCATTTGAAGCGCTTTCTACCCTTTCGAAAGTCGGCGTTGATGTAGCCGAAGATCTCTGCTGGCAGGATGTTACATCAGGAAAGGTCAAAGAAGTCGATGCTATTGAAGAAGAACGAAAAAAGAGTTGTGATTGTATGGGAAAAAGCGTCTTTAAGACATGCAATTTTCCTGGCATCTTGGCAGAATATGATAAAAGCGTAGACGAGCCAGAACCCGTAAAGCCTAAGCAACCGACTGGGGCGGCGGCCCAATCTCCAGACGCTTTTGACAAATTTGAAAAAGATTTAGAAGAATACCAAACCGCTTTTAGAGACTGGAGCTCGAAGCGAAACAAAGCGCTCGGTAATGCTGAAGGCTTAATCAACGGCATTAATGAGCAATTCAGCAATGCGTTCAAAGTCAATGTCAATCAACATTTAGGTATCTTTGGCATCTTTATATTTGCCATTTTTGCTCTAACTCTTGTAGTTCAGAAAGCTAAAGACTTTTTCTAA
- a CDS encoding serine/threonine-protein kinase has protein sequence MSLCINPSCADPQSSDDHLFCASCGSELLLEGRYRVLSLRGQGGFGKTYEVSDLESSSKILKILTDNYPKHVELFQREANLLSQLHHPGIPKVEPNSYFTFYPRNWKEPLHCLVMEKIVGLDLQDYLRQRGHPIDEKLAVQWLKQVLKILQVVHQQQVLHRDIKPSNIMLKANGNICLVDFGTARSVTNVTNTQQGGTRVVSSFYTPREQIHGQAVPQSDFFALGRTFVYLVTGKELSQFYDGSTDEFEWRSTAINISPRFSNLLDWLMAPVASQRPANAEVLLQQLVVLESSGQSIPASVLNPALGVEPTQAVNSAHPHSSGSSIPPSAQPPSQPVSSSAQANSQPITPAPSPPATGPASTAPESATVPIVPNSKSAVRPEFGQKCQNLLAEFIGPISAIVYQRTLTQYPDVTEQELVKLLSQQIPIAEQATEFRQRLRS, from the coding sequence ATGAGTCTCTGCATCAATCCTAGTTGTGCCGATCCACAAAGCTCAGATGACCATCTGTTCTGTGCGAGTTGTGGTTCAGAACTGTTATTAGAAGGTCGTTATCGAGTCCTTAGTCTGCGAGGGCAGGGAGGATTTGGCAAAACCTACGAAGTGAGTGATTTAGAGAGTAGTTCTAAAATCCTTAAAATACTGACTGATAATTATCCAAAACATGTGGAGTTGTTTCAGCGCGAGGCTAATTTGCTGAGCCAACTCCATCATCCTGGCATTCCTAAAGTTGAGCCCAATTCTTACTTCACGTTCTATCCTCGCAATTGGAAAGAACCCCTCCATTGCCTGGTCATGGAAAAAATTGTGGGGTTAGATTTGCAAGATTATTTACGACAACGGGGTCATCCCATTGATGAAAAACTGGCTGTCCAATGGCTGAAACAAGTCCTGAAGATTCTTCAGGTTGTCCATCAACAGCAGGTGCTGCACCGGGACATTAAGCCCTCTAACATTATGCTGAAAGCCAATGGCAACATCTGTTTGGTTGACTTTGGTACGGCCCGCTCAGTGACGAATGTGACCAACACTCAACAAGGTGGAACACGCGTTGTCTCCTCCTTTTATACTCCCCGTGAACAAATTCATGGGCAGGCAGTTCCCCAGTCTGACTTTTTTGCTTTAGGTCGAACCTTCGTCTACTTGGTGACGGGCAAAGAACTCAGCCAATTTTATGACGGTAGTACGGATGAATTCGAATGGCGCTCCACCGCCATTAATATCTCACCTCGGTTTTCCAATCTTTTAGATTGGCTGATGGCTCCAGTGGCTAGCCAACGACCCGCAAATGCTGAAGTGCTACTGCAGCAGCTCGTTGTTTTGGAAAGTAGCGGTCAATCTATTCCTGCTTCCGTGCTGAATCCAGCGTTGGGTGTTGAACCTACCCAGGCGGTTAATTCTGCTCATCCTCATTCATCTGGCTCCAGCATTCCTCCCAGTGCTCAACCTCCTAGTCAGCCAGTTTCCTCTAGTGCTCAGGCAAACAGTCAGCCGATTACGCCAGCTCCTTCTCCTCCGGCAACAGGTCCTGCATCGACAGCACCGGAATCGGCCACCGTGCCCATTGTCCCTAATTCAAAATCTGCCGTTCGGCCAGAATTTGGGCAAAAGTGTCAAAATCTTCTAGCAGAGTTTATTGGCCCCATCTCAGCTATTGTTTATCAGCGCACACTGACCCAGTATCCGGATGTGACGGAACAAGAGTTAGTCAAACTGCTTTCGCAGCAAATTCCGATTGCAGAGCAAGCCACAGAATTTCGGCAACGATTACGCTCCTAA
- a CDS encoding hemolysin family protein has protein sequence MFLLPISPLSVASTVKPLLGDVRLDLIILVILLFLSAFFAGSETAITALDNLKLRALMKAEGDPDGLYRLVLEKRARFITTLLIGNNLVNNFAAILTSNLFVIWFGGAGVGLATAAVTFLLLLFGEITPKSLAVNNSMPIFQWVVRPIYWLSVMLLPIIRLFESIVQVVIRFFQSGLKQQNESLQDLQLLIEVLGGRGQLDLQKRQLLNKALMLDNLTVRQVVKPRVEMQTVAHEATMQDVIDICLDSGYSRIPVQEESKDSIVGVIHLKSAVQHLKTHGNDIVTAAMDPPVYIPETKRVADLMKEMLHQRLHLAIAVDEYGGTVGLVTLEDLLEELVGEIYDESDSPSSATPRRYLGLGLLSRPGSTSS, from the coding sequence ATGTTTCTGTTGCCTATCTCCCCATTATCAGTGGCTAGTACTGTAAAGCCTTTATTGGGAGATGTCCGCCTGGATCTGATAATTCTGGTGATTTTGCTGTTTTTATCAGCTTTCTTCGCCGGATCTGAAACCGCCATCACGGCCCTCGACAATCTGAAGCTCAGGGCTCTGATGAAAGCGGAAGGGGATCCTGATGGGCTCTATCGGTTGGTGCTAGAGAAACGGGCTCGATTTATTACAACTCTGCTGATTGGCAACAATTTGGTCAACAATTTTGCGGCGATCTTGACCAGCAATTTATTTGTGATTTGGTTTGGTGGTGCGGGGGTTGGACTAGCAACAGCTGCGGTCACTTTTTTGCTGCTACTGTTTGGTGAAATTACCCCCAAATCCTTAGCCGTGAATAATTCCATGCCTATCTTTCAATGGGTGGTGCGCCCCATCTATTGGTTGTCGGTTATGTTATTACCGATCATTCGCCTGTTTGAATCGATTGTGCAGGTCGTGATTCGCTTTTTCCAAAGTGGTTTAAAACAACAAAATGAGTCGCTTCAAGATTTGCAGCTCTTAATTGAAGTGCTTGGAGGACGAGGTCAGCTCGATTTACAGAAACGCCAACTCCTCAACAAAGCTTTGATGTTGGACAACCTGACGGTGCGCCAAGTCGTCAAGCCACGGGTGGAGATGCAGACGGTTGCCCATGAAGCTACGATGCAAGACGTGATTGATATTTGTCTGGACAGTGGGTATTCGCGGATTCCAGTCCAAGAGGAGTCCAAAGATTCCATTGTGGGCGTAATCCACTTAAAAAGTGCGGTGCAGCACCTCAAAACCCACGGGAATGACATCGTGACAGCCGCAATGGATCCACCGGTATACATTCCAGAAACTAAACGAGTCGCAGATCTAATGAAAGAGATGTTGCATCAGCGCCTTCATTTAGCCATTGCTGTAGATGAGTATGGCGGTACGGTGGGTTTGGTGACTCTAGAAGATCTGTTAGAAGAGTTGGTGGGCGAAATCTATGATGAGAGTGATTCTCCCAGCTCCGCAACGCCGCGACGATATTTAGGGTTAGGATTATTATCCCGACCGGGATCTACCTCTTCTTAG